A genomic window from Leptospira broomii serovar Hurstbridge str. 5399 includes:
- a CDS encoding bifunctional ADP-dependent NAD(P)H-hydrate dehydratase/NAD(P)H-hydrate epimerase, translated as MKSEVLFTYEESVELDKLSINERGTSSQLLMGFAAVSIFQTWRTKFKKTGGALFLCGSGNNGGDGFALAHFLSAEGIPCRVFCKDGKLSEETLFYKNLCVGSGAKLYPLQEFHSQSWNDSEIIVDALLGTGFLPPLSDELLRVASEIKILKEKFGSDCFVLSIDTLSGFHPDRPLTFPIDGLAEIGSHKLTNLFHSDLEVEKTFHPIGFLRHKFSTNQRVWIKANRKELKKRMLRERGSHKYSNGSALFLGGSDGMAGAILSSVLSFHEMGGGISLVLTPSASTIQKVLKKDSSLMVKLFASDQNPFLGSFAGKTKAFAIGPGLSPEDCPTSFLPEKTPVILDAGAILPYSVTKLGPNVLLTPHIGEWSRVTGKTYAGFLEAWQDAKEWAIERNCHILLKGNVSVLCTPKEGSFFWPYQEPKLAVMGTGDLLVGMLAFFLSRGHDMIEAVRLALSLFVSSAEMSEGYPSAGRIRKNIRKVISHG; from the coding sequence GTGAAAAGCGAAGTCCTTTTTACCTACGAGGAAAGTGTAGAATTAGATAAACTTTCCATCAACGAAAGAGGGACATCCTCTCAATTGCTGATGGGCTTCGCAGCCGTTTCTATTTTTCAAACATGGAGAACCAAATTCAAAAAAACCGGCGGGGCGCTTTTTCTTTGCGGCTCCGGAAATAACGGCGGAGACGGTTTCGCTCTGGCTCATTTTCTTTCGGCTGAGGGAATTCCTTGCCGAGTTTTCTGCAAAGACGGAAAACTTTCGGAAGAGACCTTATTTTACAAAAATCTCTGCGTCGGCTCAGGGGCTAAATTATACCCGCTCCAAGAATTCCATTCTCAATCCTGGAATGATAGCGAGATCATAGTGGATGCCTTGCTCGGTACGGGATTTCTCCCGCCGCTCTCCGATGAACTGTTACGCGTCGCCTCTGAAATTAAGATACTTAAGGAAAAATTCGGTTCGGATTGTTTTGTACTTAGTATAGATACGCTTTCCGGTTTTCATCCGGACCGTCCTCTCACTTTTCCGATCGATGGATTGGCGGAAATCGGATCTCATAAACTGACGAATCTGTTTCATTCCGATCTTGAAGTGGAAAAAACATTTCACCCGATCGGGTTTCTCCGTCATAAGTTTTCCACGAATCAAAGAGTCTGGATTAAGGCCAACAGGAAAGAATTAAAGAAACGGATGCTGAGGGAACGCGGTTCGCATAAATATTCCAACGGTTCGGCTTTGTTTCTAGGCGGTTCGGACGGGATGGCGGGCGCTATTCTGTCATCCGTTCTTTCGTTTCATGAAATGGGCGGAGGCATCTCTCTCGTCTTAACGCCATCCGCAAGTACCATTCAAAAAGTGCTTAAAAAGGATTCCTCCCTAATGGTAAAACTCTTCGCCTCCGATCAAAATCCTTTTTTAGGAAGTTTTGCGGGAAAGACGAAAGCATTCGCTATCGGCCCCGGGCTTTCACCGGAAGACTGCCCTACTTCGTTTCTTCCGGAGAAAACCCCGGTCATTTTGGATGCAGGAGCAATTTTACCTTATTCGGTTACTAAACTGGGTCCGAATGTTCTACTGACTCCGCATATCGGAGAATGGTCCAGAGTTACCGGAAAAACATATGCCGGATTTTTAGAGGCCTGGCAGGACGCAAAGGAATGGGCGATCGAAAGAAATTGCCATATCCTTTTAAAAGGCAACGTTTCCGTTTTATGCACCCCTAAGGAAGGTTCGTTCTTTTGGCCATACCAGGAGCCGAAACTTGCAGTAATGGGAACGGGTGATCTTTTGGTAGGAATGCTTGCTTTCTTTCTTTCGAGAGGTCATGATATGATAGAAGCAGTCCGCTTAGCCCTTAGCCTTTTCGTTTCTTCCGCAGAAATGTCAGAAGGTTATCCGAGCGCAGGTAGGATTCGCAAAAATATTCGCAAGGTAATTTCCCATGGGTAA
- a CDS encoding DUF1343 domain-containing protein, with translation MKKMDSLLSGSRIGMLTNQSAYGWEYEYHFRTVRKKYGLKKLFLPEHGLFAELQDQISGSSLEYDLEDTVILNLYGDSEDSLIPSQDSLEGLDTILIDIRDVGTRYYTFLTSALYLMQAVDLRNRNGSEKIKIVVFDSPNPAGTGIEGSPLQSEYASFVGVEGVPHRHGLTSAGLLKFYKDKFKLDLEFYSINKVYPDQYDPFLWIPPSPNIPAITTCYVYAGLCLLEGTNISEGRGTTRPFETFGAPYIDYSNESLRRKLEEPQRGVFRLRPLRFIPTFHKYVGEVCGGYQILLEKPSKFHSLLFGLHLLKTVQETYPRDFSYLQGPYEFRSDRPAIELLVGDQFLLKYLEGKSSYLEVEEYLSEAELNWKKEIIAYI, from the coding sequence ATGAAGAAAATGGACTCCTTATTATCCGGATCGAGAATCGGGATGCTTACGAATCAGAGTGCCTATGGTTGGGAATACGAGTATCACTTTCGAACCGTTCGTAAGAAATACGGGTTAAAAAAACTTTTCTTACCTGAGCATGGACTCTTTGCCGAATTGCAGGATCAAATTTCGGGGTCCTCGCTCGAATATGATTTAGAAGACACGGTAATTTTAAATTTGTACGGGGATTCCGAAGATAGTTTGATTCCTTCTCAGGATTCGCTGGAAGGATTAGATACGATTTTAATCGATATTCGAGACGTAGGGACAAGGTACTACACTTTTTTGACTTCCGCCCTGTATTTGATGCAGGCGGTAGATCTTCGAAATCGAAATGGCTCCGAAAAAATTAAGATAGTCGTTTTTGATTCCCCCAATCCGGCAGGAACGGGAATCGAAGGAAGTCCTCTGCAATCGGAATATGCTTCATTCGTTGGAGTTGAAGGAGTTCCGCACAGACATGGACTCACCTCGGCAGGACTATTAAAATTTTATAAGGATAAATTCAAATTAGATCTAGAATTCTATTCTATTAACAAAGTTTATCCGGATCAATACGACCCATTCTTATGGATTCCTCCATCCCCGAACATTCCTGCAATTACTACGTGCTATGTCTATGCCGGTTTATGTTTACTTGAGGGCACGAATATTTCGGAAGGAAGAGGTACTACACGTCCATTTGAAACTTTCGGCGCTCCTTATATCGATTATAGTAATGAAAGCCTCAGAAGAAAATTGGAGGAACCGCAGAGAGGAGTCTTTCGTCTGAGGCCGTTGAGATTTATACCGACGTTTCACAAATATGTAGGCGAAGTTTGCGGAGGTTATCAGATTTTATTGGAAAAACCTTCAAAATTTCATAGTCTCCTTTTCGGTTTGCACCTGCTAAAAACCGTTCAAGAAACCTATCCTCGAGATTTTTCTTATTTGCAAGGTCCGTACGAATTTAGATCCGATAGACCTGCAATTGAGCTATTGGTAGGGGATCAATTTCTATTGAAATATTTGGAGGGAAAATCTTCGTATCTTGAAGTGGAGGAATATCTTTCCGAGGCGGAATTGAATTGGAAGAAGGAGATAATCGCATATATATAG
- a CDS encoding Crp/Fnr family transcriptional regulator: protein MALDTSIPNQKVTIPAGTTLFPEGSAVNSLNVLHSGALRYVIDGPKGRKLELFKLSGANLTPGATALFAGGRYPHTIIAEQECVLSTYVMSPSTVARSLAARSSLGIMVGRSLLREITELFKRANQLRKITSDLGKSNDNFSLLYYQFNPGVFPDIKPGQPINEPGSEIVDPILRLARENLKNYFENGGLLPERPTPTYIDEDHSQQLLKYYPEEIEFQDSEFNFLRKLILADPNLLAQLFTPDPSMVSYICEKLGKVQNDLTGSTKIVLEELEEAFRFLLGGDESIAEKFYLILDMTVNGYSTAPPEFVVPVLQTLSQKIEKAIAGHQSLFGAGMPNPSPNLRGFLEKTAGLSKKYEALPQTQSASTNGSIGVDSSADATAIRKELQNSASTIIQYSGLGGDAIKEFSALMVKLKSMKNPLDSDNDTRKLRRSITKIYFDIYAGCFQKYLNTNKNVPKPVDLMLKYGFFDETLLDDSQLVFMSTFKDAITSVSDIPIHYGTEWLERIYKRETPTSLDELGQNFFDKVKMDNRNAVFKKESDLPPDIDNPEARLKFEFGAMYEANVRLTTGSLATYLPILTKFHSQIPLGKAYVTKKMLTDAVHDVMGIDFSVFNREVIYNNPEMGINKEFVQKAVVPDFVIVPSIGSKIMMWQELSVHRGSGSKESRGRIVLPVFVQGDLKSLLIDAFAAFRWELCKSILGPEWNNVGNPSITADYMDYVQFYKKNKDLSIEVKEKLAAEFKRFRNERDIFANDYQLWIKYESESVQRLNRVVRSIFYRHIPFSRPIREKVSKMPAFSEINNRFINIRTRKFTELENRYKKYINALGSLPDPLRENLEFYRV from the coding sequence ATGGCCTTAGATACAAGTATTCCAAACCAAAAAGTAACTATTCCGGCAGGGACCACTCTCTTTCCAGAGGGATCGGCGGTAAATTCCCTCAATGTTTTACATAGCGGCGCTTTACGATACGTAATCGACGGTCCGAAGGGTAGGAAATTAGAGCTTTTCAAACTGTCCGGAGCCAATCTTACCCCAGGCGCGACCGCCTTATTTGCCGGTGGAAGATATCCGCATACGATCATTGCCGAGCAGGAATGCGTTTTATCCACATATGTTATGTCGCCGTCGACCGTTGCTCGTTCCCTCGCGGCACGCTCCTCGCTTGGAATTATGGTCGGCAGATCATTACTAAGAGAGATCACCGAACTTTTTAAACGGGCCAATCAACTTAGAAAAATTACATCGGATCTCGGAAAATCTAACGATAATTTTTCCCTTCTTTATTATCAATTTAATCCGGGAGTTTTTCCGGATATTAAACCGGGGCAGCCCATCAACGAGCCCGGCTCAGAGATTGTGGATCCAATCCTTAGGTTGGCTCGAGAAAATTTAAAGAACTACTTCGAAAACGGCGGTTTGTTACCGGAACGACCGACCCCCACCTACATTGACGAGGATCATTCTCAGCAATTGTTAAAATATTATCCGGAAGAAATCGAATTTCAAGATTCAGAATTTAATTTCCTTCGAAAGTTAATTCTTGCGGATCCGAACCTATTGGCACAACTTTTTACGCCCGATCCCTCGATGGTATCTTATATTTGTGAAAAGTTGGGAAAGGTTCAAAACGATTTAACTGGAAGCACGAAAATCGTATTAGAAGAATTGGAAGAAGCATTTCGATTCCTGTTAGGAGGAGATGAAAGCATTGCCGAAAAATTCTATTTAATTTTAGATATGACCGTAAACGGTTATTCCACTGCTCCTCCCGAATTCGTCGTTCCGGTTCTCCAAACGTTATCTCAAAAAATCGAAAAAGCGATAGCAGGGCATCAGTCTCTCTTTGGCGCCGGGATGCCAAATCCCTCGCCTAATTTAAGAGGCTTCCTCGAAAAAACTGCCGGACTTTCTAAGAAATATGAAGCTTTGCCTCAAACCCAATCGGCTTCTACAAATGGTTCGATCGGTGTGGATTCGTCAGCGGATGCGACAGCAATACGAAAAGAGCTTCAAAATTCCGCATCCACAATCATCCAGTATTCGGGACTGGGCGGAGACGCGATTAAGGAGTTCTCGGCTCTCATGGTAAAACTAAAGTCCATGAAAAATCCATTAGATTCCGATAATGACACCAGAAAACTACGAAGATCCATTACGAAAATCTATTTTGATATCTATGCAGGATGCTTTCAAAAATATTTAAATACGAATAAGAATGTTCCTAAGCCGGTTGATCTAATGCTCAAATACGGTTTTTTTGACGAGACTCTTTTGGACGATTCTCAACTCGTATTTATGTCCACGTTCAAGGATGCAATCACGTCCGTTTCGGATATACCGATTCATTACGGAACCGAATGGTTAGAAAGAATTTATAAACGGGAAACTCCGACATCCCTAGATGAATTGGGGCAAAATTTCTTCGATAAAGTGAAAATGGATAATAGAAATGCCGTTTTCAAAAAAGAATCCGATCTCCCTCCCGATATCGATAATCCCGAAGCGCGACTAAAATTCGAATTCGGTGCGATGTACGAAGCCAATGTTAGGTTAACGACAGGATCTCTCGCTACCTACTTACCGATTCTGACTAAATTCCATTCTCAAATTCCTCTCGGGAAAGCTTACGTTACTAAAAAGATGCTAACGGACGCCGTACATGACGTCATGGGCATCGATTTCTCCGTATTTAATCGGGAAGTAATCTATAATAATCCGGAAATGGGCATTAATAAAGAATTCGTCCAAAAAGCGGTGGTTCCCGATTTCGTTATAGTCCCTTCGATCGGAAGCAAAATTATGATGTGGCAGGAGCTATCAGTCCATAGGGGATCCGGTTCGAAAGAAAGCCGCGGTCGCATCGTTTTACCGGTATTCGTGCAAGGAGATTTAAAATCGCTTCTCATCGATGCATTTGCCGCGTTCCGATGGGAGCTCTGCAAAAGTATCTTAGGTCCGGAATGGAATAACGTAGGAAATCCTTCCATTACAGCCGATTATATGGACTACGTTCAATTCTACAAAAAGAACAAGGATCTCTCCATAGAAGTGAAAGAAAAGCTGGCCGCGGAATTTAAGCGTTTCAGGAATGAACGGGATATTTTTGCAAATGATTATCAGCTATGGATCAAGTACGAGTCGGAAAGCGTACAGCGATTGAACCGAGTAGTGCGCAGTATTTTCTACAGACATATTCCGTTTTCACGGCCGATTCGGGAAAAAGTTTCCAAGATGCCTGCGTTTAGCGAGATTAATAACAGGTTCATTAACATTCGGACTCGTAAGTTTACGGAACTCGAAAATCGCTATAAAAAATATATTAACGCACTAGGATCGCTACCCGATCCATTACGTGAAAACCTCGAATTTTACAGAGTTTAA